In Marinibacterium anthonyi, the genomic window NNNNNNNNNNNNNNNNNNNNNNNNNNNNNNNNNNNNNNNNNNNNNNNNNNNNNNNNNNNNNNNNNNNNNNNNNNNNNNNNNNNNNNNNNNNNNNNNNNNNNNNNNNNNNNNNNNNNNNNNNNNNNNNNNNNNNNNNNNNNNNNNNNNNNNNNNNNNNNNNNNNNNNNNNNNNNNNNNNNNNNNNNNNNNNNNNNNNNNNNNNNNNNNNNNNNNNNNNNNNNNNNNNNNNNNNNNNNNNNNNNNNNNNNNNNNNNNNNNNNNNNNNNNNNNNNNNNNNNNNNNNNNNNNNNNNNNNNNNNNNNNNNNNNNNNNNNNNNNNNNNNNNNNNNNNNNNNNNNNNNNNNNNNNNNNNNNNNNNNNNNNNNNNNNNNNNNNNNNNNNNNNNNNNNNNNNNNNNNNNNNNNNNNNNNNNNNNNNNNNNNNNNNNNNNNNNNNNNNNNNNNNNNNNNNNNNNNNNNNNNNNNNNNNNNNNNNNNNNNNNNNNNNNNNNNNNNNNNNNNNNNNNNNNNNNNNNNNNNNNNNNNNNNNNNNNNNNNNNNNNNNNNNNNNNNNNNNNNNNNNNNNNNNNNNNNNNNNNNNNNNNNNNNNNNNNNNNNNNNNNNNNNNNNNNNNNNNNNNNNNNNNNNNNNNNNNNNNNNNNNNNNNNNNNNNNNNNNNNNNNNNNNNNNNNNNNNNNNNNNNNNNNNNNNNNNNNNNNNNNNNNNNNNNNNNNNNNNNNNNNNNNNNNNNNNNNNNNNNNNNNNNNNNNNNNNNNNNNNNNNNNNNNNNNNNNNNNNNNNNNNNNNNNNNNNNNNNNNNNNNNNNNNNNNNNNNNNNNNNNNNNNNNNNNNNNNNNNNNNNNNNNNNNNNNNNNNNNNNNNNNNNNNNNNNNNNNNNNNNNNNNNNNNNNNNNNNNNNNNNNNNNNNNNNNNNNNNNNNNNNNNNNNNNNNNNNNNNNNNNNNNNNNNNNNNNNNNNNNNNNNNNNNNNNNNNNNNNNNNNNNNNNNNNNNNNNNNNNNNNCGCAATCGCCCGCCCCGCTGCGCGAGATGAAAGCTCCGCGCGTCGGGCGATTGCTCAACCCGCGCCAATGGGCGTAGACAACCACCGGGCTCCGGTCGCGGCTGGATGAAAGTTCAGTGGCAGGTCAGACGCGCATGGAGACCCCGGTAACGAATTGTTGGCTGGTTCTGTCTTCGATGTCTTGTTCCCGGAAGGTGCGTTCCAGCGTCTCAAGTTGACCGAGGATGGGAAAAGCGCCTGACGGGTTCGCGATTACCTACGACTGTCTGGATCTGGCAAGAAGTCTTCCAGTGTGGGGATGCGATCATCCTCGTTCAGAATGCGTGTCTGTGACCAGAGAATTGATGTCTCATAGAATGCACGACACACCACTTCCCCGTTTTCTTCTACCCAATGTGTTGCTTCGGGGATCAGAGCCTCCGGAAGTGGGTGCCGAGCATGTGGATTGTGAAATACCTCGAGTTCCGCGCACCAGGGTTCATAACCTTGTGGCCAGAGCGATCGATACTCATCGCTCGTGACATCGAGGCAAAACGGTATCCCTTTCAACGCGCCCGGTGTTCGATCAAAAAAATTTCCGATCCGAAAGTAGCGAAAGCCCTTGGTGTCCGCTCCCGCCGAGATCGGAACCCGGCTCAGTTTTGAGATAGAGCACGCATTCGAGAAGATCACAGCCGACAACTCAGCGTGCCTTTCATCGGTGAACAGGCCGGCCGGAAACGGGTTCTCACCCAGAAGTTCGGTTCTTTCAGTCGGCACAGCCACTCGCTGACCATCAATGTCTTTTGGCTCAGCACCTAGGCCGTAAAGATAGCCCACGAGTGCTTCGCGACTCCAGATCATCGACGCGGGAGCGTGAAAATCAGCGAGGGCAATCGCAAAAGGCATGTCTTTGACATGCGCAAGGCGATGATAGCCCTTCTGCAGTTTGCTTCCCAAAGTCTTGGCAAATCGCACCGCGGCTGAACCGAAGAAAAGCTCCTCACGGGCTTCTGGTTGGACACTCGGTGCAGCGTTCACGTGGTCATACGGGACGGGTGGATTGGCCGTAACGGCTTCCACCCATGCCGATCCGCCTTTGCGGTTTTCGATCCGAAAATCAGGGGAAGGATGCGGCTGTTCCACGAGCAAACCCTGTTCGCGAAAACTCGCCAATAGCTGCGCCTCCCAGAGGCGCGTGTGGAAGTTGCCTGTCTGACAATCTCCAGCCCAGTTTTTGTCCGGATTTGGCATCGCTAAGTACAGCTGATTGAGCGTCCAAGCCGCCACGTGATGGGATGGTGTGGTCAGTGCGCTAAACACCTTGCTCGGCTGACGATTGCCTATGTCGTGCAGTGCCGGCCGAGGGGCGGTGTTGGCTGGTAGTGTTTCCTTTTGCTGATTGCAGCAAAGTAGTCGCTCCAACTCTTCGAGGGCCGCGTTCTGTGATGCGATACCGGTCTCTGCCTCAACCTCCACCCACACGCCGTCAACCCGTCGCCGCATGACAAGGACACCAAAATCCGGTGTTTGCACATGCTGGGTGATGACACCGTAGGCAATGCCATCTTCGCTTTGCCACGCTCCAATGGGAGGCCGGATGCCGAAACCATGACCGCGTGGCAAAGCAAGGGCGTAGAGATCGAAGAGCGACCGCGGCAGAAGCTTCAGCGTGTGTGGGCCTTCGTTTGCGCTGTTCATCGAGTCACAAACTCCGGCCAGCTAAGGGGTTGCTGGTTGATAATGATGCGAACCACTTTCTGCTCAAGCGCACGTTGCAGAGCTTGAGTAAAGTTGGTCATGTTGCTGGCGACAGATTCACGCCTGATCGCATGCCTCCAATTGATCTGCTCGCCGTCCTGAAGCGGCCAATTCAGCAGATGAACCAGGGCCATATGGCCAAACATCATGCCGTCATCTTCTCCGGCGACGAACTGCATCTCGATGTGGGTCTCGGAATGAAGCTGATGCTCCGACAAATCCCAAGTGGTAAAAAGAGTTGTGACATCGTTATCCAGTGCATCTGCAGGTGCCCCGCCTGCAGAAGTGAAGCCGACCTTATCGACACGCATCTGCCATTGTTCGTTTAGGCTATCCTCCGACTCTTCTGATGCGAGGAGTTTCTCCTTTTTGAAGCGTAGATGAACACCTGCTCCCGGCGCGATTTTATAGGCGACATCCCCCGCGAGAATGCCAAGCAGGCTTTCTTTGATCGCTGCTTCAAACCGGATATTGAAGTTCTTTTTCGCCTTGGTGAGGTGCCGCGCCTCGAAGAGTATCCAGATGCCGTGATATTTCCACGCGATGAGCAGTGGCATTTGCAGGGTGTCTGCGTAGGTTTGCAATCGTGCTAGGTAATCGGGTCTGAATGAGAGGGTGGAGGCCTTTTTCGATTTAACCTCGATGAGGACTGGCCCTGACTCCTTGTATATGGCGAGGAGATCTGGGACCTGATAGCTAGCATGCGATTGGCTCGGCGCTTGGTGTTGGTCGAGCTTGTGGATCAGCCGCGTCTTGCCAAGCCAACTGCAAACGGCGATGAATTCGTCCTCTGCTGGTAGTCCGCGATCCAGGCGACGGACTTGCTCAGCGATCTGAATTGGATCGGCGTCTCTGCCGAGTTCCGCGAGCACCTCCTGTATCAGTCTTTCATCATCGTCTGCCATTTCGACCTTTCTGGGCATACTCGCGGTTTTCCGCCTTCGTTGTGCATGCTGCTACGCGCAATAATGGTTGCGCCTACAAGCGATTCTTGCGCCTAGACTTGATAATTGCGCGTAAACCAGCATAGTTGCGTCTATAGCATGCGCGCAAGAAAGACGACGATGGCCAACAAAGTCCCGGACGATGCCCTCAATGAACTGCTCGACGTCGTCGCCGGTCATCCGGATGGCATCGCTGCACCTGGCATTGCTGAGAGACTGACGGAGGACATCCCACGCCGAACCCTGCAATACCGGTTGAAGCAGCTTGTCGCCAAGGGACAGCTACATATGGAGGGCAGCGGTAGGTGGGCGCGATATCGTCTGGCAACTAAGGATAGTCTGGCAAGGACCGAACTAGATGACGAAGGCCTCGACTATAGAGATCTCATTCCCCTGTCGGATGAGGGAAAGCGCATTCGGGACTACGTCCAACAGCCTGTCGCGGCACGCAAGCCAGTCGGTTACAATCAAGAATTCCTGAACCAATATCAGCCAAACACATCCTTCTATCTTGGAGACGAGGATCGCGAACGGTTGGAACGGATCGGCAAGCCACAAACGTCCACGCAGCCCGCCGGTACCTACGCAAAACTCATTCTCAATCGTCTACTGATTGATCTTGCCTGGAACTCCAGCCGCTTGGAAGGCAACACCTACTCGCTCCTCGACACGAAGCGATTGATCGAATTTGGCGAGGAGGCCACTGGACGAGCGCGCGTTGAGGCTCAGATGATCCTTAACCACAAAGACGCCATCGAGTTTCTGGTGGGCTCAGTCGAGGAAATCGACTTCAACACTTACACGCTTCTCAACTTGCATGCGCTACTCTCAAACAACCTCTTGGCCGATCCAGTCGCTTCGGGGCGCCTGCGCTATATCGCAGTTGGCATAGAAAGGTCCGCGTTTCATCCGCTTGAACTACCCCAAAGGATTGAAGAGTGTTTCAACCAGCTCCTTGCCAAGGCCTCGAAGATCAAAGACCCGTTTGAGCAAGCCTTCTTTGTTATGGTGCACATTCCCTATCTTCAACCGTTTGATGACGTGAACAAACGCGTCTCGCGTCTCGCCGCCAATATCCCCCTCATTCGACGCAATCTCTCTCCACTCGCATTCACTGACGTGCCACAACGCGCCTACACGGACGCTGTTCTAGGGGTCTACGAACTCAACGACACGGCTCTTCTCAGGGACGTCTTTCTTTGGGCCTATGAACGCTCTGCAGCCCAATACGCTGCCGTCAGGCAGTCTCTGGGAGAACCAGATCCGTTTCGATTGAAGTATCGCACGGAAATCCGCGACGCTGTGGCTCAAATTATTCGCTCGAAGCTTGGGCGCAGTGAAGCTGCACGCCAGATCGAAAAGTTGTCTGCAGGGGGTATCGCCGCAGAGGATCGAGAAATCTTCACGACTGTGGTTGAAGATGAGCTTCTCGGTCTTCACGAGGGGAACTTCGCGCGGTTCCAGGTGCGACCATCCGAGTTTCGCGAATGGCAGAGAGTATGGATGAAGTAGTGACCGATAGCGCGTATCCCGTTGTAGAGGCCGATGACTTCGCCCGCCGATTTTCGATGCGATCAGGAAAGCTCATGTGGCTCTTGGGTGCCGGCACGTCGGCGTCAGCGGGGATCCCAACCGCATGGGACATGATCTGGGAATTCAAACAGCAATTATATGTCAGTCAGCGGCGCGTCGCCTTGAACACGGTAGCAGACCTCTCGAACCCAGCGGTCCGACGGCAGATTCAGGACTTCATAGCTGGTCAGGAGGCGTTTCCGGACCCAGACTCGCCAGAAGAATATGCCGTTCTTTTTGAGGCAGTATATCCAAGCGAAGCAGACCGGCGAACTTACATAGAT contains:
- a CDS encoding Fic/DOC family protein; protein product: MRARKTTMANKVPDDALNELLDVVAGHPDGIAAPGIAERLTEDIPRRTLQYRLKQLVAKGQLHMEGSGRWARYRLATKDSLARTELDDEGLDYRDLIPLSDEGKRIRDYVQQPVAARKPVGYNQEFLNQYQPNTSFYLGDEDRERLERIGKPQTSTQPAGTYAKLILNRLLIDLAWNSSRLEGNTYSLLDTKRLIEFGEEATGRARVEAQMILNHKDAIEFLVGSVEEIDFNTYTLLNLHALLSNNLLADPVASGRLRYIAVGIERSAFHPLELPQRIEECFNQLLAKASKIKDPFEQAFFVMVHIPYLQPFDDVNKRVSRLAANIPLIRRNLSPLAFTDVPQRAYTDAVLGVYELNDTALLRDVFLWAYERSAAQYAAVRQSLGEPDPFRLKYRTEIRDAVAQIIRSKLGRSEAARQIEKLSAGGIAAEDREIFTTVVEDELLGLHEGNFARFQVRPSEFREWQRVWMK